AGCAGCAGCTTAAGCCTGTGATGAAATTAAATTCTATCAATGCAGTAAGCTTTGATAGTGAATAAGCTGCAATAGAACCGGGTAAGGATGTCAGAAAAAATATGACAAATAACCAAGCGGCTAACCTGGTTAGGGCGAAAACTACATAATACCCAAATTTTTTTTCTATTTCTTTTTGGATGCCGGGTCCGGTACGAGAATAGTTGTGTAAGGTAAGTATTATTAATGTAATAGTAAACAGCAGTGCGGCAGCAGATGAGCAGTAGAGGGACACCAGTATTTTTTCCATCTCTATTTTATTCGATTGGATGAGTATGATTGGTGGCTAAATTATTATATTTCGATTTTTTTTGTACTGCTGTTCATTTATGCGTGCTTTTTCCGAAAACTCTTGCAATGCGAATTTTTTAATTAACATCGATATAAATACTAAATGATAAATCAAATCCCAGTAGGATAAGCCGAGGAAAGCGGTGCCAACCATATAGCAAATGATCGAGGTTCTGACCATTAGGCTGTAATGGCGTACCCATTCCATGCCATCTACTCGTTTCGCTTGACTTGATAAACGGGTTAAGCCAAGAACGCTACCCAGTATCAGCGAAATCCATAATCCGAATGCAATAAAGCCATGCTCAGCAAGCATTTCTACGTAAGAACTGTGCCAATCACGCATCGTGACATGTATCCACCCATCGAATCCCGCCCCGGTAAACGGGTGGCTCAGTGCATGATTCCAGCCATCTGTCCATGCTTCGATACGTGACATGGCGGATGCGTCCTCCTCATAGGTTTCCAGAGTGTGCATGCGTCCGAACCATTCTTCAGGCAAATAGGGGATTACAAAAAATGTACCGCCGATTACCAGGGGTATCATCAAGTATTTACGTTTGCTGTTTGAGATCAGCGTAAACGTCAGAGCGATCATGGTAAGTAATGCCCCTCGCGACCATGATGATAATGAAGCGGCATAAATGATAGGAATGGATAGCAATATTCCTTTTTTAAGCCAGCTCTTCCGTACTTCTTTTTCCCATACTAGTAGCAATGGCACTGCAATCAACATCGCAACGGCAAATAAATTGTTGTCTTCGAATTGCGTATTGGGGGGGCCGTATACGCGGTGACCAAAGCCGGTTAGGATGGCAAATATACCACCTTTAACTGCAACAAGGCCGATAGAGGCGCCTATGGTGGAAATCAAATAATAGAGTTTTTCTCTGGTATTGATGAGTACCCATGTGAAATAGAATGGCACAAATACCTTAGAGACGAACAAAAATTTTTCCCAGGCAATATCCTGTAAAGGCGATTGGGTTGTGGTAAATATAAAATAGAACCAAAGTGTTATAAAAACTGAAATTCGCCAATCTTTAGGGATGGGCTGTTTATCTTTGGTGTTGAACGTGCTGACAACAACTACCAAAAATAACACATAGTATACCGGTAGCGAACGTACCGCTCCCCAGGCATAGGCGTGCGGATTCAAGTAGCTGAATATTGCTAATGATAGCACCCCCCACCATGGTTTTTTTAATGCGGCAACTATGCAGCATATCAGAAAAATAAGAACAACTATGTCGCGCACGGAGTTTAATTTAGTAGGTTTTAATGCATTTAACTAAGCTTTTAATGGACAGATTAATTTAATTATTTATTAATAATTTGTTTTTCCAACGTGAAAAACAGCCACATATTTGTCCGAGAGAGTAGCTGACATTCATTGCCTGGCGCAGGCTATGTTTTGCGGTAAATGCCAAGGCAAGCCATTGCCAAGTTTGGCGGACAATTTGCGAGATTAAGAATGGCGGTATGCCCAGGTAGGTGCGATGGTAGACCGGAAAGTCATTAATCGCTCCGCGATAGCCGGCCAGAAAATGAACATCTAAAAAGTAGCGCCGCCGCAGTCGCCAGGGTTCGACGGCGTGAAGTATTGCCATGTCCGGGCGGTAACGTATTCGGCGCTTTTGCTGGAGCAGCACATTAAACATCATCACATCTTCGCCTCCTCCTATGGTTTTACCTTTGCGGTCATACCTGCTATCAAAGCGCAATGCCGGATCGTTTCGGAATATCGCCATGTCGTATGCAATGTTGCCGGCCCAAACCGGTGTGGTGCTGTCTTCTATCCAGAAAGCTTGTTTGCCGTGATCTAGCGCACCTAGAAATCCCAACAATTCGTCGTCAAGCCATTCCGGACGCTTATGGTGCGTAAAGTCTATATCGATTCGTCCGCCAACACATTCGGCGCCTTCGCTGAGGTATGCGTGTGTAACGGTTTCTAAAAGTCCGGTTAAAGGTAGTTCATCGTCGTCGATAAACACCAGAATGTCGGAATTGATTGCCTCTTGTATGGCTCTGTTGCGCGCTGCGACTATGCCTTGGTTGGGCTCGTGCACCCAGCGGAGCGTCGGGCCGGGTAGTTGCTGAAGTTGTTTCAATACCTCGCTTGTCGCGTCGCTACTGTTATTGTTGACAGCAAGAATTTCAAATGGAATCGGACAAGATTGTGCGCGCATGGCAAAGACCAGGTTCTCCAGTCTTTCCGCTCGGTTGTAAGTGCAAAAAGCGAATGTGAGCTTTTTAGAGGCTTTTTCCAGGCTCATTTTCGATATCTAAATGCAGGGAGTGGTAAAGAGTTGCCGGGCAAAGTCATGTTCTTAGGGTTTTAGGTTTT
The window above is part of the Methylomonas sp. ZR1 genome. Proteins encoded here:
- a CDS encoding putative O-glycosylation ligase, exosortase A system-associated yields the protein MRDIVVLIFLICCIVAALKKPWWGVLSLAIFSYLNPHAYAWGAVRSLPVYYVLFLVVVVSTFNTKDKQPIPKDWRISVFITLWFYFIFTTTQSPLQDIAWEKFLFVSKVFVPFYFTWVLINTREKLYYLISTIGASIGLVAVKGGIFAILTGFGHRVYGPPNTQFEDNNLFAVAMLIAVPLLLVWEKEVRKSWLKKGILLSIPIIYAASLSSWSRGALLTMIALTFTLISNSKRKYLMIPLVIGGTFFVIPYLPEEWFGRMHTLETYEEDASAMSRIEAWTDGWNHALSHPFTGAGFDGWIHVTMRDWHSSYVEMLAEHGFIAFGLWISLILGSVLGLTRLSSQAKRVDGMEWVRHYSLMVRTSIICYMVGTAFLGLSYWDLIYHLVFISMLIKKFALQEFSEKARINEQQYKKNRNIII
- a CDS encoding glycosyltransferase; translation: MSLEKASKKLTFAFCTYNRAERLENLVFAMRAQSCPIPFEILAVNNNSSDATSEVLKQLQQLPGPTLRWVHEPNQGIVAARNRAIQEAINSDILVFIDDDELPLTGLLETVTHAYLSEGAECVGGRIDIDFTHHKRPEWLDDELLGFLGALDHGKQAFWIEDSTTPVWAGNIAYDMAIFRNDPALRFDSRYDRKGKTIGGGEDVMMFNVLLQQKRRIRYRPDMAILHAVEPWRLRRRYFLDVHFLAGYRGAINDFPVYHRTYLGIPPFLISQIVRQTWQWLALAFTAKHSLRQAMNVSYSLGQICGCFSRWKNKLLINN